The Cupriavidus nantongensis genome has a segment encoding these proteins:
- a CDS encoding YbfB/YjiJ family MFS transporter has product MSQDVIATEARAGLPHASGLIDRRALHAAFAGLSASLVAIGLARFAYTPLIPALIQAHWFSAADAVSLGAANFAGYLAGALSGRLLAARMSNRSLMRWMMLTATAAFFACAFPVSLSWFFIWRFLSGLSGGAIMVLVATTILPHIPSTRRALVSGMIFLGVGLGIAASGTLVPGLLSMGLRTAWLGLGAVSLLLTVLSWGGWPAAGKPAGRSAPRSADECAEASRPTLARRLRIICMQYAANALGLVPAMVLLVDYVARGLGQGATVGARYWVLYGVAATAGPLVSGWAGGRAGFGNAYRIALLLQAIAVGLLAISQQTAVLIVSTIILGAFTPGIVPLVLGRIQELLPHDASDQRAAWSRATASFALFQALGGYGYAWLFSRTDGNYTLIFACSAVALFLAFAMDFTAGRRTDFTPVKS; this is encoded by the coding sequence ATGTCACAAGATGTCATAGCTACGGAAGCAAGGGCTGGCTTGCCCCATGCAAGCGGGCTGATCGACCGCCGTGCGTTGCATGCCGCCTTCGCCGGCTTGAGTGCAAGTCTGGTCGCGATCGGACTCGCCCGTTTCGCCTACACGCCTTTAATACCGGCCTTGATCCAGGCCCACTGGTTCAGCGCCGCCGACGCTGTCTCGCTTGGCGCCGCCAACTTTGCCGGATACCTGGCGGGCGCACTGTCAGGCCGCTTGCTTGCCGCTCGCATGTCGAACCGCAGCCTCATGCGCTGGATGATGCTGACCGCCACCGCGGCGTTCTTTGCGTGTGCGTTTCCGGTGTCCCTGAGTTGGTTCTTCATCTGGCGCTTCCTGTCCGGGCTGTCCGGTGGCGCCATCATGGTGCTGGTGGCAACGACAATCCTTCCTCATATCCCATCGACCCGCCGGGCACTGGTAAGCGGCATGATATTTCTGGGTGTAGGCCTCGGCATTGCGGCGTCCGGCACCTTGGTGCCCGGATTGCTGTCGATGGGCCTTCGTACGGCATGGCTCGGCCTGGGGGCGGTGTCACTGCTGCTCACCGTGCTGAGTTGGGGGGGGTGGCCTGCCGCGGGCAAGCCCGCTGGCAGATCTGCGCCAAGATCGGCGGACGAATGTGCAGAAGCCAGCCGTCCCACCCTTGCGCGCAGGCTCAGGATCATCTGCATGCAGTATGCCGCTAATGCGTTGGGACTGGTGCCTGCCATGGTTCTGCTGGTCGACTATGTCGCACGCGGGCTGGGACAAGGCGCGACGGTAGGCGCACGCTACTGGGTGCTCTATGGCGTCGCGGCGACTGCGGGACCGCTGGTCAGCGGATGGGCCGGGGGGAGGGCAGGCTTTGGCAATGCCTATCGGATTGCCCTGTTGCTGCAGGCCATCGCGGTCGGCCTGCTGGCAATCTCGCAGCAGACCGCTGTGCTGATTGTGTCAACCATCATATTGGGCGCTTTCACGCCGGGCATCGTGCCATTGGTGCTGGGACGCATCCAGGAGTTGCTACCGCATGATGCCAGCGACCAACGCGCGGCCTGGAGTCGCGCGACGGCATCGTTTGCGCTGTTCCAGGCGTTGGGCGGCTACGGCTATGCCTGGCTTTTCTCGCGCACGGACGGGAATTACACGCTCATCTTTGCCTGCAGCGCCGTTGCGTTGTTCCTGGCCTTCGCCATGGACTTCACTGCCGGGAGGCGAACTGACTTTACGCCAGTCAAATCTTGA
- a CDS encoding LysR family transcriptional regulator → MPKSERFQQPTLRQLELLLALVSSDGIAGAGAKLGMTPSATSHALRALEDALGVQLVERNQSGLSLTYAGEQVLPHVRDVFASLQLVTATARAGAELKTGLIRVGSFGASASLHALPALLQQFRTRYPGVSVIVTERPDEETSQDLIERRIELAAVTLPKPDFETITLAVDELVAVLPEDHELATQAEVQLADITRFPFIMTRAGSQKLIQRLFARHNCRPRIAHELLQIMSILEYVSRGEGVSILARLAVPDAYPGVRYVPLLPQTRRSIGLACLGENKLSPAAKALWQEAKRFSVASY, encoded by the coding sequence ATGCCCAAGTCTGAAAGATTCCAGCAACCAACACTGCGTCAACTCGAGCTTCTTCTTGCATTGGTATCTTCCGACGGCATTGCCGGGGCGGGGGCGAAGCTGGGCATGACGCCATCTGCTACCAGTCACGCGTTGCGTGCGCTGGAGGACGCGCTTGGGGTCCAGTTGGTGGAGCGCAACCAGAGCGGCCTGTCGCTGACCTACGCTGGCGAACAGGTGCTGCCGCATGTGCGGGACGTGTTCGCCTCGTTGCAGCTGGTGACCGCCACGGCGCGTGCCGGAGCGGAGCTGAAGACCGGCCTGATCCGCGTCGGCTCGTTCGGCGCAAGCGCGTCACTGCATGCGCTGCCTGCGCTGCTGCAGCAGTTCCGGACCAGGTATCCCGGCGTCAGCGTGATCGTCACCGAACGGCCGGATGAGGAAACCAGCCAGGATCTGATCGAGCGCCGCATCGAGCTGGCCGCGGTCACGTTGCCCAAGCCTGACTTCGAGACCATTACGCTGGCGGTCGACGAGCTGGTCGCAGTGCTGCCGGAAGACCATGAGCTAGCCACACAGGCCGAAGTCCAGCTCGCCGACATTACCCGCTTTCCTTTCATCATGACGCGCGCGGGCTCGCAGAAACTCATTCAAAGGCTGTTTGCGCGCCACAATTGCCGGCCGCGGATCGCGCACGAGCTGCTGCAGATCATGTCGATCCTGGAGTATGTGTCCAGGGGCGAAGGCGTCTCGATCCTGGCCCGGCTAGCCGTGCCCGACGCCTATCCCGGCGTGCGCTACGTACCGCTCCTGCCCCAGACCCGCCGCAGCATCGGCCTGGCATGCCTGGGCGAGAACAAGCTATCGCCTGCAGCCAAGGCGCTGTGGCAGGAGGCGAAGCGGTTCAGCGTGGCCAGCTACTAA
- a CDS encoding PaaI family thioesterase, which translates to MSDIEHADAWIQKEYSPENSHCYGCGVANPHGNGLRTYLNGAETVSRFTPDPMYSGGVPGNVYGGMIASLFDCHGTASAAAFHRQQSDDPSGPLGRFVTASLHVNFLAPTPQAQVLTVSGKLKAIDGRKVWVEMTLTAGEALCATAEMLAIALRK; encoded by the coding sequence ATGAGTGATATCGAGCACGCCGACGCCTGGATCCAGAAAGAATATTCCCCCGAGAACAGCCACTGCTATGGGTGCGGCGTCGCCAACCCGCATGGCAACGGACTCAGGACCTACCTGAACGGCGCCGAAACGGTTTCCCGCTTCACGCCGGACCCGATGTACAGCGGTGGCGTACCCGGCAACGTCTACGGCGGCATGATCGCATCGCTGTTCGATTGCCACGGCACGGCGTCCGCTGCCGCCTTTCACAGGCAACAGTCGGACGACCCCTCCGGACCCTTGGGCCGGTTCGTTACCGCTTCACTCCACGTCAACTTCCTTGCACCCACGCCGCAGGCGCAGGTGCTGACGGTGTCGGGCAAGCTGAAAGCCATCGACGGCCGCAAGGTGTGGGTCGAGATGACGCTCACGGCGGGCGAGGCCCTCTGCGCCACTGCCGAGATGCTTGCCATCGCCCTGCGCAAATGA